The following coding sequences lie in one Xiphias gladius isolate SHS-SW01 ecotype Sanya breed wild chromosome 24, ASM1685928v1, whole genome shotgun sequence genomic window:
- the irx4b gene encoding iroquois-class homeodomain protein IRX-4b, whose protein sequence is MAYSQLGYSYSSTPQFLMTSSSLAGCLEPGTPPSHPVLRSPGHQLAPGPGIGVYSGPYPKSQGYYNTCTSDATALYSRGPLDPKDGAASVHVGTSQTPAYYPYEYTFGQYPYDRYGYSCSDSASRRKNATRETTSTLKAWLQEHQKNPYPTKGEKIMLAIITRMTLTQVSTWFANARRRLKKENKVTWSPRACKSSDDRGCDEDSDEAEKPLKSDKDAPDQQCADLHSDLEDFDLLESDASDCERKPQFLPEDNEANPNTDLPHGHLTHNPDAPQGKERLSPDCPKLTPVQHQNNSFYPNPDLRSTDTKPKIWSIAQTAVSLDASMQPEYPPCMLSSTGASSPVYPSSMVLTKADRQQDSPVATLREWVDGVFHGPPFQQPKPAEVWKDLNDAMIDSRIPQSFELVRSTSSV, encoded by the exons ATGGCTTACTCTCAGCTGGGATACTCCTACTCCTCCACGCCGCAG TTTCTGATGACCTCCAGCTCACTGGCCGGTTGTCTAGAACCGGGAACGCCTCCGTCTCACCCGGTGCTGCGCTCCCCGGGCCACCAGCTCGCCCCTGGCCCCGGCATCGGCGTCTACAGCGGCCCTTATCCGAAGAGCCAAGGTTACTACAACACTTGCACCAGCGATGCCACCGCTCTCTATTCCAGA gGGCCGCTAGATCCCAAAGACGGAGCTGCATCTGTGCATGTGGGGACATCTCAGACTCCTGCCTACTATCCTTATGAATACACATTTGGGCAATATCCTTATGACAGATATGG GTATTCCTGCTCCGACAGTGCTTCACGTCGTAAAAATGCCACCCGAGAGACCACCAGCACCCTGAAAGCTTGGCTGCAGGAGCACCAGAAGAACCCCTACCCCACAAAGGGAGAGAAGATAATGCTTGCTATCATCACCAGGATGACTCTCACACAG GTGTCTACATGGTTTGCCAATGCACGCAGGAGGCTGAAGAAGGAGAACAAGGTAACGTGGTCGCCACGGGCTTGTAAAAGCTCAGATGATCGAGGCTGTGATGAAGACAGCGACGAAGCTGAGAAGCCACTTAAAAGTGACAAAGACGCTCCTG ATCAACAGTGTGCAGACCTGCACAGCGATCTCGAGGACTTTGACCTGCTGGAGTCTGATGCTTCTGACTGTGAACGGAAGCCACAATTCCTACCCGAGGACAATGAAGCAAACCCAAACACAGATCTCCCACATGGGCACCTCACACACAACCCAGACGCACCGCAAGGAAAAGAGAGACTGTCCCCGGACTGCCCCAAACTCACACCAGTTCAACACCAAAACAACTCCTTCTATCCTAATCCAGACCTTCGAAGCACAGACACCAAGCCGAAAATTTGGTCCATTGCTCAAACTGCTGTGTCTTTGGATGCCAGCATGCAGCCAGAATACCCTCCCTGTATGCTGTCATCGACTGGCGCCTCCTCTCCTGTGTATCCGTCAAGTATGGTGCTCACTAAGGCAGACAGGCAACAGGATTCACCAGTCGCCACGCTCAGAGAATGGGTGGACGGAGTTTTCCATGGTCCCCCTTTCCAACAGCCCAAACCAGCTGAGGTGTGGAAAGACTTGAATGATGCCATGATAGACAGCAGAATACCACAATCCTTTGAACTTGTTAGGTCTACGTCATCTGTGTAG
- the mrpl36 gene encoding 39S ribosomal protein L36, mitochondrial translates to MAPLLLKHLAASLTRQVVQMSRLTLTFSSPATSAYRCLYTLTTAPRTLLLSSARVSPIQPPPSGSSAQCGPSLLGQCQHLPCVQPSAGMKTKSALKRRCKDCFFVRRRGRLFVFCKTNPRHKQRQG, encoded by the coding sequence ATGGCCCCCCTCCTGTTAAAGCACCTGGCTGCCTCCCTGACTCGCCAAGTGGTCCAGATGAGCCGGTTAACTCTGACCTTCTCCTCACCGGCAACTAGTGCTTACAGATGTCTCTACACCCTCACCACAGCTCCCCGCACACTGCTCCTGTCATCAGCCAGAGTCAGCCCCATCCAGCCCCCCCCGTCTGGATCCTCTGCTCAGTGTGGACCATCTCTGTTGGGACAGTGTCAGCATCTTCCCTGCGTCCAGCCCTCTGCAGGGATGAAAACCAAGTCTGCCCTGAAGAGGCGCTGCAAAGACTGTTTCTTTGTTCGGCGGAGGGGACGTTTGTTTGTGTTCTGCAAGACAAATCCAAGACACAAGCAGAGGCAGGGCTAA
- the ndufs6 gene encoding NADH dehydrogenase [ubiquinone] iron-sulfur protein 6, mitochondrial gives MAAAVGRFLSFSKNAKVLVSPLRLSALPAHHYSIEVSSTGEAITHTGQVFEENDPRRARFVGRQKEVNKNFAIKLVAEESVTDVEARVVSCDGGGGALGHPKVYINLDKDTKVGTCGYCGLQFQQKHHH, from the exons ATGGCAGCCGCAGTGGGCAGATTTCTGTCCTTCAGTAAAAATGCTAAGGTGCTCGTTTCACCTTTGAGGCTGTCTGCTTTACCTGCTCACCACTACAGCATAGAGGTTTCCAGTACCGGCGAGGCCATTACTCACACTGGCCAG GTTTTTGAGGAGAATGATCCCAGGAGAGCCAGATTCGTtggcagacagaaagag GTGAATAAGAACTTTGCCATCAAGTTGGTGGCAGAGGAGTCAGTAACTGATGTTGAGGCCAGAGTTGTGTCCTGtgatggagggggaggagctCTGGGCCATCCCAAAGTCTACATCAACCTG GATAAAGACACAAAAGTTGGCACATGTGGCTACTGTGGATTACAGTTCCAGCAGAAGCATCATCACTGA